One Microbacterium sp. W4I20 DNA window includes the following coding sequences:
- a CDS encoding acyl-CoA dehydrogenase family protein: MPDLSPEFLQRLRDGAAARDRDRELPRAEVRELLVAGFGSARVPAEHGGEGVDLATLFARLMDLAAADSNVAHVFRGHLAVIEMQNFEPDAARRDAWYARALAGDLVGNAQSEQTATSDLATTLTKVDGELRLNGRKYYTTGSIYADWIDLSARYRGEDHQVIVSTRTPGVESIDDWAGFGQRLTGSGTTTFTDVVVDPDLVRPYALDDDGFRHPYLMGFFQLVLLGVVAGIGRAAVDDAVAFVQPRRRIFGYGGEAFPREDPLVHTVVGKLSSAAFAARATVLEAARSLDAGLAGYRAGEPDAAAFTRAQLDVYRAQQTVLPTVIEATAELFEVGGASSVDTGRGLDRHWRNARTIATHNPSVQRLRALGDWELNGVLPLFNQPQASASAAASASKESTTEGAAK; encoded by the coding sequence ATGCCTGACCTTTCCCCTGAATTCCTCCAGCGTCTTCGCGATGGCGCGGCAGCGCGCGATCGCGACCGGGAGCTGCCGCGCGCCGAGGTGCGCGAGCTGCTCGTCGCCGGCTTCGGCAGCGCCCGGGTGCCCGCCGAGCACGGCGGTGAGGGCGTCGACCTCGCGACCCTGTTCGCCCGGCTCATGGACCTCGCCGCGGCGGACTCGAACGTGGCGCACGTGTTCCGCGGACACCTCGCGGTGATCGAGATGCAGAACTTCGAGCCGGATGCCGCGCGGCGCGACGCCTGGTACGCCAGGGCCCTTGCGGGCGACCTGGTCGGAAACGCGCAGTCCGAGCAGACGGCGACCTCCGACCTCGCGACGACCCTGACCAAGGTCGACGGCGAGCTCCGACTCAACGGACGCAAGTACTACACGACCGGCAGCATCTACGCCGACTGGATCGACCTGTCCGCCAGGTACCGCGGCGAGGACCACCAGGTGATCGTCTCGACGCGCACCCCGGGCGTCGAGTCCATCGATGACTGGGCAGGCTTCGGCCAGCGGCTCACCGGCAGCGGGACGACGACCTTCACCGACGTGGTGGTCGACCCCGACCTCGTGCGACCGTATGCGCTGGACGACGACGGGTTCCGGCATCCGTACCTGATGGGGTTCTTCCAGCTGGTGCTGCTCGGAGTCGTCGCGGGGATCGGACGCGCGGCGGTCGACGACGCGGTGGCGTTCGTGCAGCCCCGCCGACGGATCTTCGGCTACGGGGGAGAGGCGTTCCCACGCGAGGATCCGCTCGTGCACACCGTCGTCGGCAAGCTGTCGTCGGCGGCGTTCGCCGCGCGGGCGACGGTGCTGGAGGCGGCCCGATCGCTGGATGCGGGGCTCGCCGGGTACCGGGCAGGCGAGCCGGATGCCGCGGCGTTCACCCGCGCGCAGCTCGACGTCTACCGCGCGCAGCAGACGGTGCTTCCGACCGTGATCGAGGCGACCGCGGAGCTGTTCGAGGTCGGCGGCGCGTCGTCGGTCGACACCGGGCGGGGACTCGACCGCCACTGGCGGAACGCCCGCACGATCGCGACGCACAACCCGTCGGTGCAGCGCCTGCGGGCACTCGGCGACTGGGAGCTCAACGGGGTGCTGCCGCTGTTCAACCAGCCGCAGGCATCGGCGTCTGCGGCCGCGTCTGCGTCGAAGGAGTCCACCACGGAAGGCGCCGCGAAGTGA
- a CDS encoding heparin lyase I family protein yields MRVSRRTLFRLSGAAAVGAVVGVPLAGFGAPLTAGAAEACNALMHQDGFGSPTVGSWLESDFDSTSLRIPAGSRWDDAALFNPSRFAIVPDPAGSAESVMRFTVPGNGSAYRAELMRRQLSYGRYRFTVSVFVPQDFVPYRWDTIVAQWHAFRLPNGRDTNPPLALSIDTLAPVWDFRIAQLQPDLTTRITRYVLPVPVRYGAWTDWSFDIVWSTPTTPGRVVILQDGAEVLRFDGVNNYHQASSPYFQTGIYRPVWRNGYAPTAPVHIYHRGITIRDLTACATVPAPTGVPDAMTSDGERVVLSPLANDLAVGAATTVDPTSLRLVDADGALVTELDVPGEGLWSVDPATAQVSFAAAATFVGAVDPRSYRVRFVAADGTFQTFGSELTIEVRRAEITVPSGAVTSSGPGTVTLTPLAGVGDVNASTLRLVDPLTSEESSTVVLDGQGVFAAPGDGTVEFTPEVGFEGVASVGLVVDDRFDRAVVSSVTVSVIDNPRPAGLAPTEPGLSGASRSPGSPGSGGVGSAGAGVRDGRMLAATGGAVPSSLVALGVGAVVAGAALAGHDARTSSRSAD; encoded by the coding sequence GTGAGGGTGAGTCGGCGGACGCTGTTCCGTCTGTCGGGGGCGGCGGCCGTCGGTGCGGTGGTGGGTGTTCCGCTCGCCGGCTTCGGTGCACCGCTGACGGCGGGCGCGGCTGAGGCGTGCAATGCGCTCATGCATCAGGACGGCTTCGGGTCACCGACCGTCGGGTCCTGGCTGGAGTCGGACTTCGACAGCACCTCGCTCCGCATCCCGGCGGGTTCGCGCTGGGACGATGCCGCTCTCTTCAACCCGAGCCGTTTCGCCATCGTTCCGGACCCCGCCGGATCGGCGGAGAGCGTGATGCGGTTCACGGTCCCCGGCAACGGGAGCGCCTACCGGGCCGAGCTCATGCGCAGGCAGCTGAGCTACGGACGCTACCGGTTCACTGTGTCGGTGTTCGTGCCCCAGGACTTCGTCCCGTACCGCTGGGACACGATCGTCGCGCAGTGGCACGCCTTCCGGCTGCCGAACGGGCGGGACACCAACCCGCCACTCGCGCTGTCGATCGACACGCTCGCGCCCGTGTGGGACTTCCGGATCGCTCAGCTGCAGCCGGATCTCACGACCAGGATCACGCGCTACGTCCTGCCGGTCCCCGTCCGATACGGCGCGTGGACCGACTGGTCCTTCGACATCGTCTGGTCGACGCCGACGACCCCCGGCCGCGTGGTCATTCTGCAGGACGGCGCCGAGGTGCTCCGGTTCGACGGAGTGAACAACTACCACCAGGCGTCGTCGCCGTACTTCCAGACCGGGATCTACCGTCCCGTCTGGCGCAACGGTTATGCGCCGACGGCGCCGGTGCACATCTATCACCGCGGCATCACCATTCGCGATCTCACGGCCTGCGCGACGGTGCCGGCGCCGACCGGCGTGCCCGACGCGATGACCAGCGACGGCGAACGCGTGGTGCTCAGCCCTCTCGCGAACGACCTCGCGGTGGGGGCGGCGACGACCGTCGACCCGACGTCGCTGCGGCTGGTCGACGCGGACGGAGCGCTCGTGACCGAACTCGACGTTCCCGGCGAAGGGCTCTGGTCGGTCGATCCGGCGACGGCGCAGGTCTCGTTCGCCGCCGCGGCGACCTTCGTGGGCGCCGTCGATCCGCGGTCCTATCGTGTGCGATTCGTGGCAGCCGACGGCACGTTCCAGACGTTCGGGAGCGAGCTGACCATCGAGGTGCGGCGGGCGGAGATCACGGTGCCGTCAGGTGCTGTCACATCCTCGGGGCCCGGAACCGTCACGCTCACCCCTCTGGCGGGCGTCGGTGATGTCAATGCGTCGACACTGCGGCTCGTCGATCCGCTGACGTCGGAGGAGAGCTCCACGGTCGTGCTCGACGGTCAGGGCGTGTTCGCAGCACCGGGCGACGGAACGGTGGAGTTCACCCCGGAGGTGGGATTCGAGGGCGTGGCTTCGGTGGGGCTGGTCGTCGACGACCGGTTCGATCGTGCGGTGGTCAGTTCTGTGACAGTGTCGGTGATCGACAACCCTCGGCCGGCCGGACTGGCGCCGACCGAGCCGGGACTGTCGGGGGCGTCGCGGTCGCCGGGATCGCCGGGATCGGGTGGAGTCGGGTCGGCCGGGGCCGGCGTACGCGACGGACGGATGCTGGCCGCGACCGGCGGTGCCGTTCCGTCGTCGCTCGTTGCGCTCGGCGTCGGAGCCGTGGTGGCAGGCGCGGCACTCGCGGGGCACGATGCGCGGACGAGTTCACGATCAGCGGACTGA
- a CDS encoding NtaA/DmoA family FMN-dependent monooxygenase (This protein belongs to a clade of FMN-dependent monooxygenases, within a broader family of flavin-dependent oxidoreductases, the luciferase-like monooxygenase (LMM) family, some of whose members use coenzyme F420 rather than FMN.) yields MTKQLIVNLFEMATPGHITHGLWRQPDNQRERYADIAYWTELAQVAEAAGFDAIFLADVVGAYDVYDDSFEPALERGLQIPNIDPLLLVAAMAAVTEHVGFGVTFSTTYEPPFAFARRMATLDHLTRGRVGWNIVTSYLPNAARNFGLADQIPHDTRYEMAAEYIDVLYKLWEGSWDDDAVVADKEGGTYSRAGSVRAIDHVGEHFRVAGPHLTEPSPQRVPLLFQASASKAGIAFAARNAEVLFTADRPPGALERNIAAIREESVRSGRRPEDTRYVVMATVIVAPTEEDARAKYENYRSFRDPEGAFIHMSVPFHPLQHPSDITVREALEREGRQDVIDAGGLPLHLTVGQFASAVDEAWDSRFLAVGTPAQVADTIERWLDDDGIDGINLRQYHSFDTARDFGELVVPELRRRGRMREAYVPGETLRERIFGEGPRLPERHPAARYRGGKNL; encoded by the coding sequence GTGACCAAGCAGCTCATCGTCAACCTCTTCGAGATGGCGACGCCGGGGCACATCACGCACGGCCTGTGGCGCCAGCCCGACAACCAGCGCGAGCGCTACGCGGACATCGCGTACTGGACCGAGCTCGCGCAGGTGGCCGAGGCCGCCGGGTTCGACGCGATCTTCCTCGCCGATGTCGTGGGCGCGTACGACGTGTACGACGACAGCTTCGAGCCGGCGCTGGAGCGCGGGCTGCAGATCCCGAACATCGACCCGCTGCTGCTCGTCGCCGCGATGGCGGCCGTGACCGAGCACGTCGGCTTCGGGGTGACCTTCTCGACGACGTACGAGCCGCCGTTCGCCTTCGCCCGCCGGATGGCGACGCTCGACCATCTGACCCGGGGGCGGGTGGGGTGGAACATCGTCACCTCGTACCTGCCGAATGCGGCGCGGAACTTCGGTCTCGCGGACCAGATCCCGCACGACACCCGGTACGAGATGGCCGCGGAGTACATCGACGTCCTCTACAAGCTGTGGGAGGGCTCGTGGGATGACGACGCGGTCGTCGCCGACAAAGAGGGCGGCACGTACAGCCGTGCCGGTTCGGTGCGGGCGATCGACCACGTGGGGGAGCACTTCCGGGTGGCCGGCCCGCACCTGACCGAACCGTCGCCGCAGCGCGTGCCGCTGCTGTTCCAGGCATCCGCGTCGAAGGCCGGCATAGCGTTCGCCGCGCGGAACGCCGAGGTGCTGTTCACGGCCGACCGTCCGCCGGGGGCGCTCGAGCGGAACATCGCCGCGATCCGCGAGGAGAGCGTGCGCAGCGGCAGGCGTCCGGAAGACACGCGCTATGTGGTGATGGCGACCGTCATCGTCGCGCCCACCGAGGAGGATGCGCGGGCGAAGTACGAGAACTACCGGTCGTTCCGCGACCCCGAGGGGGCGTTCATCCACATGAGCGTGCCGTTCCATCCGCTGCAGCATCCGTCCGACATCACGGTGCGCGAGGCGCTGGAGCGCGAGGGGCGGCAGGACGTCATCGATGCCGGCGGGCTGCCGCTGCACCTGACGGTCGGGCAGTTCGCGAGCGCGGTCGACGAGGCCTGGGACTCTCGGTTCCTCGCGGTCGGAACGCCCGCACAGGTGGCCGACACGATCGAGCGCTGGCTCGACGACGACGGCATCGACGGCATCAACCTGCGCCAGTACCACTCGTTCGACACGGCCAGGGACTTCGGTGAGCTGGTGGTGCCGGAACTGCGGCGTCGGGGGCGGATGCGGGAGGCGTACGTGCCCGGCGAGACGCTGCGCGAGCGGATCTTCGGCGAGGGCCCGCGGCTGCCGGAGCGCCATCCGGCGGCGCGGTACCGGGGCGGGAAGAACCTGTAG
- a CDS encoding MerR family transcriptional regulator → MLSIGAFAQIGQVTHRMLRHWDTAGLLVPAHVDEFSGYRSYDPSQLERLHRIVALRQLGFGLDDISSILEQGVDAERIAALLRIRRAEVEQEHRIAAERLVDVERRLHLIEREKHMSQIEIIEKPLPAVRLAAIRHVVAEQPQVAAVVGPSFDAVAAIIGDEPGSLATPIAQYDTIDDGMEVIVGYSYTGPARDGFDIVELPPTEVAVCGIHLGSMDTIAESWQAIHTEVIARGLIHDGACRELYVRAVSDDQADWVTELQQPVRRTP, encoded by the coding sequence ATGTTATCCATCGGAGCGTTCGCGCAGATCGGCCAGGTGACCCACCGGATGCTGCGGCACTGGGACACCGCCGGCCTGCTCGTGCCCGCTCACGTGGACGAGTTCAGCGGCTACCGCTCGTACGACCCCTCGCAATTGGAGCGCCTGCATCGCATCGTCGCTCTCCGTCAGCTGGGCTTCGGCCTGGACGACATCTCCTCGATCCTCGAGCAGGGTGTCGACGCGGAGCGCATCGCGGCCCTGCTGCGGATCCGGCGCGCGGAGGTCGAACAGGAGCACCGGATCGCCGCGGAACGACTCGTCGACGTGGAACGGCGGCTCCACCTCATCGAAAGAGAGAAGCACATGTCCCAGATCGAGATCATCGAGAAGCCGCTGCCCGCCGTCCGCCTTGCGGCCATCCGCCACGTCGTCGCGGAGCAGCCGCAGGTCGCCGCCGTCGTCGGCCCCTCGTTCGACGCCGTGGCCGCGATCATCGGCGACGAGCCCGGCTCCCTCGCCACCCCGATCGCGCAGTACGACACGATCGACGACGGGATGGAGGTCATCGTGGGCTACTCCTACACAGGACCCGCCCGTGACGGCTTCGACATCGTCGAGCTGCCGCCGACCGAGGTCGCGGTGTGCGGCATCCACCTCGGTTCGATGGACACGATCGCCGAGAGCTGGCAGGCCATCCACACCGAGGTCATCGCCCGCGGTCTGATCCACGACGGCGCCTGCCGCGAGCTCTATGTGCGCGCGGTGTCGGACGACCAGGCCGACTGGGTCACCGAGCTCCAGCAGCCCGTGCGGCGGACACCGTAA
- a CDS encoding HNH endonuclease signature motif containing protein: protein MTALADATIEQVEALSSATDMLVELERTISSLQAARDGVLAIGSRLALQVADEAEHPDFGDQTTRTVAAEMAAALRVSDRTVQARMADAVWRVERFPLVWAAQGAGRISAAHARAICEAAEHLDDAADRDAYSAEMVSFAESESPNRVSRRGRRVAEKYQSRSIDGRHKDARQKRSVWVKDVGDGMTQLGLLGPSALVHGVFERLTQMAQTVQEHESVSDRDSVQEQSARRASAAGSSFGPAANESSDAAADAPAPDSAAAADARTIAQIRADLALDLLLAGAPTGHDTPDGLLAAIRGSVSVTVPVTTLMGCGTTPAELDGRTPIDSVTARMFAGAASGWDRILTHPITGALLAVDRYRPGSELKRYLRARDQRCRFPTCGYLAADSDIDHTHDAAHGGPTSADNLGHLCRRHHTLKHHSPWHVEQLEPGVYAWTSPTRRTYIDEPPRPNTVTFTEDLTPAPF from the coding sequence ATGACAGCACTGGCAGACGCGACGATCGAGCAGGTGGAGGCGCTGAGTTCGGCGACCGACATGCTCGTCGAGCTCGAGCGCACGATCAGCAGTCTGCAGGCCGCGCGCGACGGTGTTCTGGCGATCGGGTCGCGTCTGGCGCTGCAGGTCGCCGATGAGGCGGAGCATCCGGACTTCGGTGACCAGACGACGCGCACGGTCGCGGCCGAGATGGCGGCGGCGTTGCGCGTGAGCGACCGCACGGTGCAGGCGCGCATGGCAGACGCGGTGTGGCGGGTCGAGCGGTTTCCGCTGGTGTGGGCTGCGCAGGGGGCCGGGCGCATCAGCGCCGCCCATGCGCGGGCGATCTGCGAGGCGGCCGAGCACCTCGACGACGCGGCCGACCGCGATGCGTACTCTGCCGAGATGGTCTCGTTCGCGGAGTCCGAGTCGCCGAACCGAGTGTCGCGGCGGGGGCGTCGCGTGGCGGAGAAGTATCAGTCGCGCTCCATCGACGGGCGGCACAAGGATGCGCGGCAGAAGCGGTCGGTGTGGGTGAAAGACGTCGGCGACGGGATGACGCAGCTCGGGCTCCTCGGTCCCTCCGCGCTCGTGCACGGGGTCTTCGAGCGGCTGACTCAGATGGCCCAGACGGTGCAGGAGCACGAATCCGTTTCGGATCGAGACTCGGTGCAGGAACAGTCCGCGCGGCGGGCGAGCGCGGCCGGAAGCTCTTTCGGGCCCGCGGCGAACGAGAGTTCGGATGCTGCCGCCGACGCTCCCGCCCCGGATTCCGCAGCCGCGGCCGACGCACGCACGATCGCGCAGATCCGTGCCGATCTCGCTCTCGATCTCCTCCTCGCCGGAGCGCCGACCGGGCATGACACCCCCGACGGACTCCTTGCCGCGATCCGGGGATCGGTGTCCGTCACCGTTCCCGTCACCACGCTCATGGGCTGCGGTACGACACCGGCCGAGCTCGACGGGCGCACCCCGATCGACTCGGTCACCGCGAGAATGTTCGCCGGCGCGGCATCCGGCTGGGATCGCATCCTGACCCACCCGATCACCGGTGCTCTCCTCGCCGTGGATCGATATCGACCAGGGTCAGAGCTCAAGCGGTACCTTCGTGCCCGCGATCAACGCTGCCGATTCCCCACCTGCGGCTACCTGGCCGCCGACAGCGACATCGACCATACGCACGACGCAGCTCACGGCGGTCCCACCAGCGCGGACAACCTCGGCCACCTCTGCCGTCGACACCACACGCTCAAGCACCACAGTCCCTGGCACGTCGAACAGCTCGAACCCGGCGTCTACGCCTGGACCAGTCCCACCAGGCGCACCTACATCGACGAACCCCCGCGGCCGAACACCGTCACCTTCACCGAAGATCTGACGCCCGCGCCGTTCTGA
- a CDS encoding carbohydrate ABC transporter permease encodes MISRPLRTTFRVLALVLGLAYLLPLLWIVLTSFKTKQQVLTEPNGIFFTPTLDTYANVVGDGIGAILTSLQIAIAVTLITLLIAVPAAAALARRVSVGWNRVITVFLAALLVLQMVPQPMTVIPLYSVLASWKLLGTLGGLIVADIALLLPFAIMLLRPFALAIPSALYEAAELDGAGRWRTFRSLTVPLLSNGILTVVCIVFISAWGEFVYAINFLPQGIVLPVSGLLAQQNSTYSAEWNSLMALAVITSLPLLLLFVVSQRRLIAGLSLGAVK; translated from the coding sequence GTGATCAGTCGCCCTCTGCGCACCACCTTCCGGGTGCTCGCCCTCGTGCTGGGCCTGGCGTACCTCCTGCCGCTGCTGTGGATCGTCCTCACCTCGTTCAAGACGAAGCAGCAGGTGCTGACCGAGCCGAACGGCATCTTCTTCACCCCGACCCTCGACACCTACGCGAACGTCGTCGGCGACGGGATCGGGGCGATCCTGACCTCGCTGCAGATCGCGATCGCCGTCACGCTCATCACGCTGCTCATCGCCGTTCCGGCCGCCGCGGCGCTCGCGCGTCGGGTGTCGGTCGGATGGAACCGGGTCATCACCGTCTTCCTCGCCGCCCTGCTCGTGCTGCAGATGGTGCCGCAGCCGATGACGGTGATCCCGCTCTACAGCGTGCTCGCGTCGTGGAAGCTGCTCGGCACCCTCGGCGGCCTGATCGTCGCCGACATCGCCCTGCTCCTGCCCTTCGCGATCATGCTGCTCCGGCCGTTCGCGCTGGCGATCCCGAGCGCCCTGTACGAGGCGGCCGAGCTCGACGGCGCCGGTCGCTGGCGCACCTTCCGCTCTCTGACCGTGCCGCTCTTGAGCAACGGCATCTTGACCGTGGTGTGCATCGTGTTCATCTCGGCCTGGGGCGAGTTCGTGTACGCGATCAACTTCCTGCCGCAGGGGATCGTGCTGCCGGTCAGCGGTCTGCTCGCGCAGCAGAACTCGACATACTCCGCCGAGTGGAACAGTCTGATGGCGTTGGCCGTGATCACCTCGCTTCCCCTCCTCCTGCTCTTCGTCGTCTCGCAGCGACGTCTGATCGCCGGGCTGTCGCTCGGTGCTGTGAAATGA
- a CDS encoding carbohydrate ABC transporter permease, translating to MSSLVTETDAGRPTGRSALSRLLGRTPIWFLVPAIGLLAGFAVYPLIVLVRMSLSDVGPSNIVGEWSFIGLQNFVEVLSDDEIWLALARTIGVALVLLASNFVFGFVGASILSVGGRVTETVLAVMVFVWALPPIVSGSAFKFLLDDSGPINSALDAVGIAPVSWLSSPDLALWSVTGIIAWAALPFSVLVIRGALMAVPVDLVEAAALDGAGYWRTQFRIVLPQLRPTLGILAILTVLYAFKSFDFFYVTTKGGPGTTTNTLPVLAYNTAFSGFEMSTGATIALVSMLAVAIFAVPYIRAVRREEQP from the coding sequence GTGAGTTCTCTCGTCACTGAGACAGACGCGGGCCGCCCCACCGGGCGGTCCGCGCTGTCGCGCCTGCTCGGCCGCACGCCGATCTGGTTCCTCGTGCCCGCGATCGGGCTGCTCGCCGGCTTCGCGGTCTACCCGCTGATCGTGCTCGTGCGCATGTCGCTGAGCGACGTCGGACCGAGCAACATCGTCGGAGAGTGGTCCTTCATCGGCCTGCAGAACTTCGTCGAGGTGCTGTCCGACGACGAGATCTGGCTCGCCCTCGCCCGCACGATCGGCGTCGCGTTGGTGCTGCTCGCCTCGAACTTCGTGTTCGGGTTCGTCGGGGCATCCATCCTCTCGGTCGGCGGACGCGTCACCGAGACGGTGCTCGCGGTGATGGTGTTCGTCTGGGCCCTGCCGCCGATCGTCTCCGGCAGCGCCTTCAAATTCCTGCTCGACGACTCCGGCCCGATCAACAGCGCACTGGATGCCGTGGGCATCGCTCCCGTGTCGTGGTTGAGCTCGCCCGACCTCGCGCTGTGGTCGGTCACCGGAATCATCGCCTGGGCCGCGCTGCCCTTCTCGGTGCTGGTCATCCGCGGAGCCCTCATGGCGGTTCCCGTCGACCTGGTCGAGGCCGCAGCCCTCGACGGTGCGGGGTACTGGCGCACGCAGTTCCGGATCGTGCTTCCGCAGCTGCGGCCGACCCTCGGCATCCTGGCCATCCTCACCGTGCTGTACGCGTTCAAGAGCTTCGACTTCTTCTACGTCACCACCAAGGGCGGGCCGGGCACCACGACCAACACGCTGCCGGTACTCGCGTACAACACGGCCTTCTCCGGGTTCGAGATGAGCACGGGCGCCACGATCGCGCTGGTGTCGATGCTCGCGGTGGCGATCTTCGCCGTGCCGTACATCCGCGCCGTCCGCAGGGAGGAGCAGCCGTGA
- a CDS encoding ABC transporter substrate-binding protein, which yields MHSTRARRGGALLLTAGLAFGLSACAISDGTSGGGGGGDDKTLTFWSYYQGTQADWLAAQAEEFEKNNPGVKIDIVKTVGDQQDQKLLASVATGDTPDLFINNIVVDYPTLVAGGVTADLSEYWDDFADKDQFSESATWTTDDKVYNLLPFTNLIGLYYNQDILSEVGIDSPPTTLDELQADLEIVKAHGQYEGIALSGAPTVEGAWLFAPQLLGQGIDYCSFEGPEVDAAFDRVETWAKAGYTPQATATWDQNDSWQQFATGEYAFGINGNWQLGNAAEAEFEWGTTQYPAPEGGTSVVYPGGEGFGIGANSDKKDLAWKFLEEAVLTPEAGESIFTIAGSIPVRADVAELPAIKDNAQVQPFVAAAQTSGSWPKNENTANIQKALGEAVSSVISGQTSAADASAAAIADIKAAIEDGGGGCS from the coding sequence ATGCATTCGACCCGAGCACGGCGCGGCGGCGCGCTCCTCCTCACGGCAGGCCTCGCCTTCGGCCTCAGCGCGTGTGCGATCTCCGACGGCACGAGCGGAGGTGGCGGAGGCGGCGACGACAAGACGCTGACCTTCTGGAGCTACTACCAGGGCACGCAGGCCGACTGGCTCGCAGCGCAGGCCGAGGAATTCGAGAAGAACAACCCCGGCGTGAAGATCGACATCGTGAAGACGGTCGGCGACCAGCAGGACCAGAAGCTGCTCGCCTCGGTCGCGACCGGCGACACCCCCGACCTCTTCATCAACAACATCGTGGTCGACTACCCGACGCTCGTCGCGGGCGGCGTCACGGCCGACCTGTCCGAGTACTGGGACGACTTCGCCGACAAGGACCAGTTCTCGGAGTCCGCCACCTGGACGACCGACGACAAGGTCTACAACCTGCTGCCGTTCACCAACCTGATCGGCCTGTACTACAACCAGGACATCCTGAGCGAGGTGGGAATCGACAGCCCGCCGACCACGCTCGACGAGCTGCAGGCCGACCTCGAGATCGTCAAGGCGCACGGCCAGTACGAGGGCATCGCGCTGTCGGGCGCGCCGACGGTCGAGGGCGCCTGGCTGTTCGCTCCGCAGCTGCTCGGACAGGGCATCGACTACTGCAGCTTCGAGGGTCCGGAGGTGGATGCCGCGTTCGATCGCGTCGAGACGTGGGCCAAGGCCGGCTACACCCCGCAGGCCACGGCGACCTGGGACCAGAACGACTCGTGGCAGCAGTTCGCCACCGGCGAGTACGCGTTCGGGATCAACGGCAACTGGCAGCTGGGCAACGCCGCGGAGGCCGAGTTCGAGTGGGGCACGACGCAGTACCCGGCCCCCGAGGGCGGCACCAGCGTCGTCTACCCGGGCGGCGAAGGCTTCGGCATCGGTGCGAACTCCGACAAGAAGGACCTCGCGTGGAAGTTCCTCGAGGAGGCCGTGCTGACGCCCGAGGCCGGTGAGTCGATCTTCACGATCGCCGGATCCATCCCGGTGCGTGCGGATGTCGCCGAGCTCCCCGCCATCAAGGACAACGCGCAGGTGCAGCCGTTCGTCGCCGCCGCGCAGACCTCGGGATCGTGGCCGAAGAACGAGAACACCGCCAACATCCAGAAGGCGCTCGGCGAGGCAGTGTCGAGCGTGATCTCGGGCCAGACCTCGGCGGCGGATGCCAGTGCTGCGGCCATCGCCGACATCAAGGCCGCGATCGAGGACGGCGGCGGCGGCTGCTCGTGA